TGCTGAGACCTGATCTCGATCGCTGGATGGATCTGACAGATTCCCGATTAGATGACAGGCCAGTCGTCTCTGATGTGGGGATGAGCGATGTTCCCAGAGGTAGATCGCCTGCCAAGTACCTAGCAGTAGTCTGCCGTTTTCAACACTCAGGCTCATGGTCTGTGTAGTGAGCGCTGTGCGGATGTGTGCTGGCATGTCGTCGTCACCTTCGTCGTTGTGCAGGTAACGGCGACGTCTACCGTCCGGTCCGCTAGGCCCAGCTCCGTCCTGGGGGACCATTGCATTCATCCATGCCGCCAAATCGTCCAAAACCCGAGGATCGGCATTTTCGTTGATCGTGAGGCTGCAACTGGTGTGTAGGCAGGTGAGATGTATCACTCCGGTCATGAGTCCGGATTGACGCAGGCACTGATTGAGTTTGTGGTTCAGGGGGGTGAAACCGGGTCCGTGCGTGTTGACCTCCAGGTGCGTCAGCAGTTGATCTAACGCCATACCATTGGCCCCGCAGCTCTTTATTTAGCGCGATCCCGACGGCAATGGAATCGCTCGCCCCACCTTGGGCGTGATCAGTGTGCAGTCTTCGGGAAGATCGCCGCAATCTGTCGACGCATCAGCGGCGTTGAGCAGGCTGCTGATCATTCCGCTGAACTTCACATCGCCACCTGTCGTGCTAGCCAGCACGGTCTTGGGTTGGAATCGGCTGATCAGATCAGGCATCACGCGAGCGCCTGTGATAAATGCTCCCAGCACCGGCAAGCCAAGATCCACCACTGGAGTGATCAGGGTATCGACGCTGCGCTGATCGATCGCCGGATCCAAGACACCATGGGGTTCGAGATACAGGGACCCTCCTTGCCAGTCAAGTAAGTAGCCGTTCTCCACTGCCGGGACTGCTGCTCCAGCGGTGGCCTGGATCTTCAATCCAGCAACCGTAGTGGTATCGCCGGGTTGCAGCTCGGTGATGGTCTCAAATCCCAGACGCTGCACCACGCGAGCGGCGGCTGCTGAGGCCACCACGGGGATCTGCTTCGACAACACCTGAAGCGTTTCAGGATGGGCATGGTCTGGGAGCCCCTGCGTGAGTAGAAGCAGATCAAGCTGATCGGGGATTGGCACCAGAGTTGGCATCTCACCTTTCAGCAACCAGGCACCCGGTGGGAACACCAACGGGCCAGTGAGCCATGGGTCCAGCAGCACCCTGAGTTCTGCCATCTCCAGCAGCCAACCATTGGCTCCGAGATACGTGGCTGTGTCTGTCATCCCCGGCCAATCCAAGCCTTGTGACGCTAGTCAATGCACTGGTTCACCCGAGCACTTGCCCGCTCAGCTCACTCAGCTCAGCACTCTCAGCTCAGCACTGCCAGACCAACGCCTGTTACGGCCAGGATCGAAGCCATAAGAACGGATGGTTTCAGTTGATCCCCCTCAGCACGTGCCACCAGAAGGGCCATCACCGGTGCGGTGCTCAGCACCGTGATACCAATGCCCAGAGGCAACCTCTGCAGCACGACCTGTTGCAGCAGGATTCCGAGAACGGTCCCCAGCACTGTTGCAGTCAGCACCCGCGGCCAGCGCACACTCCGCGGGCGGGGTTGTGGAAATCTTGCTGCTAACCGCAGCCAGGGAAGCAGAAGCAGCAAGCCACCCAGCAGACGACAGGCAGCACTTTGCAGAGGTGTGAGCTCACTGTTGATGAGAACACTGCGCGAGACGGCGGCGCCTGCCACACCGCAGACCACAGCCAGCAACCCCAGCACAAAGCCCTGCAACTGAACACGGCGGCTGCGGTCCAGTAGGCGTGTGGCTTCAGGTGGTTGCTGCAGTGCAACCAAAACCACAGAGATCGTGACGATCAGTGCACCAGCCCAGCCCTGAACTGACAGCTGCTCTCCCATGGTGAACCAACCCCCAGCTG
Above is a window of Synechococcus sp. BIOS-U3-1 DNA encoding:
- a CDS encoding DMT family transporter, with translation MGILAGLVAALAWTLASSLWRSLSTSLSAIQLNGLKNLIACAVLLPVLVTLPWNEEVQSLMLLLISGGLGISLGDSFYLASLRRLGTRRTLTLESLAPVAAAAGGWFTMGEQLSVQGWAGALIVTISVVLVALQQPPEATRLLDRSRRVQLQGFVLGLLAVVCGVAGAAVSRSVLINSELTPLQSAACRLLGGLLLLLPWLRLAARFPQPRPRSVRWPRVLTATVLGTVLGILLQQVVLQRLPLGIGITVLSTAPVMALLVARAEGDQLKPSVLMASILAVTGVGLAVLS
- a CDS encoding secondary thiamine-phosphate synthase enzyme YjbQ, translated to MALDQLLTHLEVNTHGPGFTPLNHKLNQCLRQSGLMTGVIHLTCLHTSCSLTINENADPRVLDDLAAWMNAMVPQDGAGPSGPDGRRRRYLHNDEGDDDMPAHIRTALTTQTMSLSVENGRLLLGTWQAIYLWEHRSSPHQRRLACHLIGNLSDPSSDRDQVSASGRNTTATLLARRNGQRLNDVVQARHVPGAWAEDGGIETDVDLLIDRLHEISDQPQ
- a CDS encoding MBL fold metallo-hydrolase — encoded protein: MTDTATYLGANGWLLEMAELRVLLDPWLTGPLVFPPGAWLLKGEMPTLVPIPDQLDLLLLTQGLPDHAHPETLQVLSKQIPVVASAAAARVVQRLGFETITELQPGDTTTVAGLKIQATAGAAVPAVENGYLLDWQGGSLYLEPHGVLDPAIDQRSVDTLITPVVDLGLPVLGAFITGARVMPDLISRFQPKTVLASTTGGDVKFSGMISSLLNAADASTDCGDLPEDCTLITPKVGRAIPLPSGSR